In a single window of the Jaculus jaculus isolate mJacJac1 chromosome 9, mJacJac1.mat.Y.cur, whole genome shotgun sequence genome:
- the Nfe2l1 gene encoding endoplasmic reticulum membrane sensor NFE2L1 isoform X3 yields MTRLDRSSHTGGGHAKDSGPLNSLLAGHRVAQSPSAPGSRASAQDIDLIDILWRQDIDLGAGREVFDYSHRQKEQDVDKELQDGGEQEDTWAGEGAEALARDLLVDGETGESFPAQFRANVASITEAVPSENESPALENSLFSPLLTGTESPFDLEQQWQDLMSIMEMQAMEVNTSASEILYNAPPGDPLSTNYSLAPNTPINQNVSLHQASLGGCSQDFSLFSSEVENLPVASSSTLLPLVPSNSTSLNSTFGSTNLAGLFFPPQLNGTANDTAGPELPDPLGGLLDEAMLDEISLMDLAIEEGFNPVQASQLEEEFDSDSGLSLDSSHSPSSLSSSEGSSSSSSSSSSSASSSASSSFSEEGAVGYSSDSETLDLEEAEGAVGYQPEYSKFCRMSYQDPSQLSCLPYLEHVGHNHTYNMAPSALDSADLPPPSTLKKSSKEKQADFLDKQMSRDEHRARAMKIPFTNDKIINLPVEEFNELLSKYQLSEAQLSLIRDIRRRGKNKMAAQNCRKRKLDTILNLERDVEDLQRDKARLLREKVEFLRSLRQMKQKVQSLYQEVFGRLRDENGRPYSPSQYALQYAGDGSVLLIPRTMADQQVRRQERKPKDRRK; encoded by the exons ATGACCCGCCTGGACCGCAGCTCTCACACTGGTGGGGGCCATGCCAAAGACAGCGGGCCCCTTAACTCTTTGCTGGCTGGTCACCGGGTCGCCCAGTCCCCCTCTGCTCCTGGGTCCAGGGCTTCTGCTCAG gatatagatcTGATTGACATCCTTTGGCGGCAGGATATTGATCTGGGGGCTGGGCGTGAGGTTTTTGACTACAGTCATCGCCAGAAGGAGCAGGATGTGGATAAAGAGCTGCAAGATGGAGGAGAGCAAGAGGACACCTGGGCAGGCGAGGGCGCGGAAGCTCTGGCCCGAGACCTGCTAGTGGACGGAGAGACTGGGGAGAGCTTCCCTGCACAG TTCCGAGCAAACGTTGCCAGTATCACAGAAGCAGTGCCTAGTGAGAACGAGTCCCCAGCCCTTGAGAACAGCCTCTTCTCACCTCTCCTGACGGGAACAGAGTCACCATTTGATTTGGAACAGCAGTGGCAAGATCTCATgtccatcatggaaatgcag GCCATGGAAGTGAATACATCAGCAAGTGAAATTCTGTACAATGCCCCTCCTGGAGACCCTCTGAGCACCAACTACAGCCTTGCCCCCAACACTCCCATCAATCAGAATGTCAGCCTGCATCAGGCATCTCTGGGGGGCTGCAGCCAGGACTTCTCACTCTTCAGCTCTGAGGTAGAGAACCTGCCTGTAGCCAGCAGCTCCACACTGCTTCCACTTGTCCCCAGCAACTCTACCAGCCTCAACTCCACCTTTGGCTCTACCAACTTGGCAGGGCTTTTCTTTCCACCCCAGCTCAATGGTACAGCCAATGACACAGCAGGCCCTGAGCTGCCTGACCCTCTGGGGGGTCTGTTAGATGAAGCTATGCTGGATGAGATCAGCCTTATGGACCTGGCCATTGAGGAGGGCTTCAACCCTGTGCAGGCTTCCCAGCTTGAGGAGGAGTTCGACTCGGACTCAGGCCTCTCCTTGGACTCCAGCCATAGCCCTTCCTCCCTGAGCAGCTCTGAAGgcagctcttcctcctcctcgtcTTCATCAtcttctgcttcctcctctgcttcttcctccttttctgagGAAGGTGCAGTTGGTTATAGCTCTGACTCGGAGACTCTAGATCTGGAAGAAGCTGAGGGGGCAGTGGGCTACCAGCCAGAGTATTCCAAGTTCTGTCGCATGAGCTACCAGGATCCTTCTCAGCTCTCTTGCCTGCCCTACTTGGAGCATGTGGGCCATAATCACACATATAACATGGCACCCAGTGCCCTTGACTCTGCTGACCTGCCACCACCCAGCACTCTCAAGAAAAGTAGCAAGGAGAAGCAGGCTGACTTCCTGGACAAGCAGATGAGCCGGGATGAGCACCGAGCCCGCGCCATGAAGATCCCATTTACTAATGACAAAATCATTAACTTACCTGTGGAAGAATTCAATGAGCTGCTGTCCAAATACCAACTGAGTGAGGCCCAGCTGAGCCTCATCCGGGACATCCGACGCAGAGGCAAAAACAAGATGGCTGCACAGAACTGCCGCAAGCGCAAGCTGGACACCATTCTGAATCTGGAGCGCGATGTGGAGGACCTTCAGCGTGATAAGGCCCGATTGCTTCGAGAAAAGGTGGAATTCCTGCGGTCACTGCGGCAGATGAAGCAGAAGGTACAGAGCTTATACCAGGAGGTGTTTGGGCGACTGCGTGATGAGAATGGGCGGCCCTACTCACCTAGTCAGTATGCGCTCCAGTATGCCGGGGACGGCAGTGTCCTCCTCATTCCTCGCACGATGGCTGACCAGCAGGTCCGGCGACAGGAGAGGAAGCCAAAGGACCGGAGGAAGTGA
- the Nfe2l1 gene encoding endoplasmic reticulum membrane sensor NFE2L1 isoform X1, whose amino-acid sequence MLSLKKYLTEGLLQFTILLSLIGVRVDVDTYLTSQLPPLREIILGPSSAYTQTQFHNLRNTLDGYGIHPKSIDLDNYFTARRLLSQVRALDRFQVPTTEVNAWLVHRDPEGSVSGSQPSSGLTLESSSGLQDVTSPDNGVRESETEQGFSEDLEDLGAVAPAVSGDLTKEDIDLIDILWRQDIDLGAGREVFDYSHRQKEQDVDKELQDGGEQEDTWAGEGAEALARDLLVDGETGESFPAQVPGGEDQTALSLEECLRLLEASCPFGENAEFRANVASITEAVPSENESPALENSLFSPLLTGTESPFDLEQQWQDLMSIMEMQAMEVNTSASEILYNAPPGDPLSTNYSLAPNTPINQNVSLHQASLGGCSQDFSLFSSEVENLPVASSSTLLPLVPSNSTSLNSTFGSTNLAGLFFPPQLNGTANDTAGPELPDPLGGLLDEAMLDEISLMDLAIEEGFNPVQASQLEEEFDSDSGLSLDSSHSPSSLSSSEGSSSSSSSSSSSASSSASSSFSEEGAVGYSSDSETLDLEEAEGAVGYQPEYSKFCRMSYQDPSQLSCLPYLEHVGHNHTYNMAPSALDSADLPPPSTLKKSSKEKQADFLDKQMSRDEHRARAMKIPFTNDKIINLPVEEFNELLSKYQLSEAQLSLIRDIRRRGKNKMAAQNCRKRKLDTILNLERDVEDLQRDKARLLREKVEFLRSLRQMKQKVQSLYQEVFGRLRDENGRPYSPSQYALQYAGDGSVLLIPRTMADQQVRRQERKPKDRRK is encoded by the exons ATGCTTTCTCTGAAGAAATACTTAACGGAAGGACTTCTCCAGTTCACCATTCTGCTGAGTCTGATTGGGGTGCGGGTGGACGTGGATACTTACCTGACCTCACAGCTTCCCCCGCTCCGAGAGATCATCCTGGGGCCCAGCTCTGCCTATACTCAGACCCAGTTCCACAACCTGAGGAATACCTTGGATGGCTATGGTATCCACCCCAAGAGCATAGACCTGGACAATTACTTCACTGCCCGCCGGCTCCTCAGTCAGGTGAGGGCCCTGGACAGGTTCCAGGTGCCCACCACTGAGGTAAATGCCTGGCTGGTTCACCGGGACCCAGAGGGGTCTGTTTCTGGCAGCCAGCCCAGCTCAGGCCTCACCCTCGAGAGTTCCAGTGGCCTCCAAGACGTGACAAGTCCAGACAATGGGGTGCGAGAAAGCGAAACGGAGCAGGGATTCAGTGAAGATTTGGAGGATTTAGGAGCTGTAGCCCCTGCAGTCAGTGGAGACTTGACCAAAGAG gatatagatcTGATTGACATCCTTTGGCGGCAGGATATTGATCTGGGGGCTGGGCGTGAGGTTTTTGACTACAGTCATCGCCAGAAGGAGCAGGATGTGGATAAAGAGCTGCAAGATGGAGGAGAGCAAGAGGACACCTGGGCAGGCGAGGGCGCGGAAGCTCTGGCCCGAGACCTGCTAGTGGACGGAGAGACTGGGGAGAGCTTCCCTGCACAG GTGCCTGGTGGGGAGGACCAGACGGCCCTGTCCCTGGAAGAGTGCCTTAGGCTGCTGGAGGCCTCCTGCCCCTTTGGGGAGAATGCTGAG TTCCGAGCAAACGTTGCCAGTATCACAGAAGCAGTGCCTAGTGAGAACGAGTCCCCAGCCCTTGAGAACAGCCTCTTCTCACCTCTCCTGACGGGAACAGAGTCACCATTTGATTTGGAACAGCAGTGGCAAGATCTCATgtccatcatggaaatgcag GCCATGGAAGTGAATACATCAGCAAGTGAAATTCTGTACAATGCCCCTCCTGGAGACCCTCTGAGCACCAACTACAGCCTTGCCCCCAACACTCCCATCAATCAGAATGTCAGCCTGCATCAGGCATCTCTGGGGGGCTGCAGCCAGGACTTCTCACTCTTCAGCTCTGAGGTAGAGAACCTGCCTGTAGCCAGCAGCTCCACACTGCTTCCACTTGTCCCCAGCAACTCTACCAGCCTCAACTCCACCTTTGGCTCTACCAACTTGGCAGGGCTTTTCTTTCCACCCCAGCTCAATGGTACAGCCAATGACACAGCAGGCCCTGAGCTGCCTGACCCTCTGGGGGGTCTGTTAGATGAAGCTATGCTGGATGAGATCAGCCTTATGGACCTGGCCATTGAGGAGGGCTTCAACCCTGTGCAGGCTTCCCAGCTTGAGGAGGAGTTCGACTCGGACTCAGGCCTCTCCTTGGACTCCAGCCATAGCCCTTCCTCCCTGAGCAGCTCTGAAGgcagctcttcctcctcctcgtcTTCATCAtcttctgcttcctcctctgcttcttcctccttttctgagGAAGGTGCAGTTGGTTATAGCTCTGACTCGGAGACTCTAGATCTGGAAGAAGCTGAGGGGGCAGTGGGCTACCAGCCAGAGTATTCCAAGTTCTGTCGCATGAGCTACCAGGATCCTTCTCAGCTCTCTTGCCTGCCCTACTTGGAGCATGTGGGCCATAATCACACATATAACATGGCACCCAGTGCCCTTGACTCTGCTGACCTGCCACCACCCAGCACTCTCAAGAAAAGTAGCAAGGAGAAGCAGGCTGACTTCCTGGACAAGCAGATGAGCCGGGATGAGCACCGAGCCCGCGCCATGAAGATCCCATTTACTAATGACAAAATCATTAACTTACCTGTGGAAGAATTCAATGAGCTGCTGTCCAAATACCAACTGAGTGAGGCCCAGCTGAGCCTCATCCGGGACATCCGACGCAGAGGCAAAAACAAGATGGCTGCACAGAACTGCCGCAAGCGCAAGCTGGACACCATTCTGAATCTGGAGCGCGATGTGGAGGACCTTCAGCGTGATAAGGCCCGATTGCTTCGAGAAAAGGTGGAATTCCTGCGGTCACTGCGGCAGATGAAGCAGAAGGTACAGAGCTTATACCAGGAGGTGTTTGGGCGACTGCGTGATGAGAATGGGCGGCCCTACTCACCTAGTCAGTATGCGCTCCAGTATGCCGGGGACGGCAGTGTCCTCCTCATTCCTCGCACGATGGCTGACCAGCAGGTCCGGCGACAGGAGAGGAAGCCAAAGGACCGGAGGAAGTGA
- the Nfe2l1 gene encoding endoplasmic reticulum membrane sensor NFE2L1 isoform X2 gives MLSLKKYLTEGLLQFTILLSLIGVRVDVDTYLTSQLPPLREIILGPSSAYTQTQFHNLRNTLDGYGIHPKSIDLDNYFTARRLLSQVRALDRFQVPTTEVNAWLVHRDPEGSVSGSQPSSGLTLESSSGLQDVTSPDNGVRESETEQGFSEDLEDLGAVAPAVSGDLTKEDIDLIDILWRQDIDLGAGREVFDYSHRQKEQDVDKELQDGGEQEDTWAGEGAEALARDLLVDGETGESFPAQFRANVASITEAVPSENESPALENSLFSPLLTGTESPFDLEQQWQDLMSIMEMQAMEVNTSASEILYNAPPGDPLSTNYSLAPNTPINQNVSLHQASLGGCSQDFSLFSSEVENLPVASSSTLLPLVPSNSTSLNSTFGSTNLAGLFFPPQLNGTANDTAGPELPDPLGGLLDEAMLDEISLMDLAIEEGFNPVQASQLEEEFDSDSGLSLDSSHSPSSLSSSEGSSSSSSSSSSSASSSASSSFSEEGAVGYSSDSETLDLEEAEGAVGYQPEYSKFCRMSYQDPSQLSCLPYLEHVGHNHTYNMAPSALDSADLPPPSTLKKSSKEKQADFLDKQMSRDEHRARAMKIPFTNDKIINLPVEEFNELLSKYQLSEAQLSLIRDIRRRGKNKMAAQNCRKRKLDTILNLERDVEDLQRDKARLLREKVEFLRSLRQMKQKVQSLYQEVFGRLRDENGRPYSPSQYALQYAGDGSVLLIPRTMADQQVRRQERKPKDRRK, from the exons ATGCTTTCTCTGAAGAAATACTTAACGGAAGGACTTCTCCAGTTCACCATTCTGCTGAGTCTGATTGGGGTGCGGGTGGACGTGGATACTTACCTGACCTCACAGCTTCCCCCGCTCCGAGAGATCATCCTGGGGCCCAGCTCTGCCTATACTCAGACCCAGTTCCACAACCTGAGGAATACCTTGGATGGCTATGGTATCCACCCCAAGAGCATAGACCTGGACAATTACTTCACTGCCCGCCGGCTCCTCAGTCAGGTGAGGGCCCTGGACAGGTTCCAGGTGCCCACCACTGAGGTAAATGCCTGGCTGGTTCACCGGGACCCAGAGGGGTCTGTTTCTGGCAGCCAGCCCAGCTCAGGCCTCACCCTCGAGAGTTCCAGTGGCCTCCAAGACGTGACAAGTCCAGACAATGGGGTGCGAGAAAGCGAAACGGAGCAGGGATTCAGTGAAGATTTGGAGGATTTAGGAGCTGTAGCCCCTGCAGTCAGTGGAGACTTGACCAAAGAG gatatagatcTGATTGACATCCTTTGGCGGCAGGATATTGATCTGGGGGCTGGGCGTGAGGTTTTTGACTACAGTCATCGCCAGAAGGAGCAGGATGTGGATAAAGAGCTGCAAGATGGAGGAGAGCAAGAGGACACCTGGGCAGGCGAGGGCGCGGAAGCTCTGGCCCGAGACCTGCTAGTGGACGGAGAGACTGGGGAGAGCTTCCCTGCACAG TTCCGAGCAAACGTTGCCAGTATCACAGAAGCAGTGCCTAGTGAGAACGAGTCCCCAGCCCTTGAGAACAGCCTCTTCTCACCTCTCCTGACGGGAACAGAGTCACCATTTGATTTGGAACAGCAGTGGCAAGATCTCATgtccatcatggaaatgcag GCCATGGAAGTGAATACATCAGCAAGTGAAATTCTGTACAATGCCCCTCCTGGAGACCCTCTGAGCACCAACTACAGCCTTGCCCCCAACACTCCCATCAATCAGAATGTCAGCCTGCATCAGGCATCTCTGGGGGGCTGCAGCCAGGACTTCTCACTCTTCAGCTCTGAGGTAGAGAACCTGCCTGTAGCCAGCAGCTCCACACTGCTTCCACTTGTCCCCAGCAACTCTACCAGCCTCAACTCCACCTTTGGCTCTACCAACTTGGCAGGGCTTTTCTTTCCACCCCAGCTCAATGGTACAGCCAATGACACAGCAGGCCCTGAGCTGCCTGACCCTCTGGGGGGTCTGTTAGATGAAGCTATGCTGGATGAGATCAGCCTTATGGACCTGGCCATTGAGGAGGGCTTCAACCCTGTGCAGGCTTCCCAGCTTGAGGAGGAGTTCGACTCGGACTCAGGCCTCTCCTTGGACTCCAGCCATAGCCCTTCCTCCCTGAGCAGCTCTGAAGgcagctcttcctcctcctcgtcTTCATCAtcttctgcttcctcctctgcttcttcctccttttctgagGAAGGTGCAGTTGGTTATAGCTCTGACTCGGAGACTCTAGATCTGGAAGAAGCTGAGGGGGCAGTGGGCTACCAGCCAGAGTATTCCAAGTTCTGTCGCATGAGCTACCAGGATCCTTCTCAGCTCTCTTGCCTGCCCTACTTGGAGCATGTGGGCCATAATCACACATATAACATGGCACCCAGTGCCCTTGACTCTGCTGACCTGCCACCACCCAGCACTCTCAAGAAAAGTAGCAAGGAGAAGCAGGCTGACTTCCTGGACAAGCAGATGAGCCGGGATGAGCACCGAGCCCGCGCCATGAAGATCCCATTTACTAATGACAAAATCATTAACTTACCTGTGGAAGAATTCAATGAGCTGCTGTCCAAATACCAACTGAGTGAGGCCCAGCTGAGCCTCATCCGGGACATCCGACGCAGAGGCAAAAACAAGATGGCTGCACAGAACTGCCGCAAGCGCAAGCTGGACACCATTCTGAATCTGGAGCGCGATGTGGAGGACCTTCAGCGTGATAAGGCCCGATTGCTTCGAGAAAAGGTGGAATTCCTGCGGTCACTGCGGCAGATGAAGCAGAAGGTACAGAGCTTATACCAGGAGGTGTTTGGGCGACTGCGTGATGAGAATGGGCGGCCCTACTCACCTAGTCAGTATGCGCTCCAGTATGCCGGGGACGGCAGTGTCCTCCTCATTCCTCGCACGATGGCTGACCAGCAGGTCCGGCGACAGGAGAGGAAGCCAAAGGACCGGAGGAAGTGA